From the genome of Solibacillus sp. FSL H8-0538:
AACTGCAAGAAGAAATTTATTTTGTTGCTGTTTAATCGCTTCTTTACGGTGATCGACTTGTACTGCATCGTCTTTCTTTAGATGCGCACCGTACCCTAATTTTTCTACTTTTGCGAGGATGTCTGCAATCGCAACTTCAGAGGGGTTAAATTCAATCGTAGCTTTTTCGAGCGCTAAGTTGACGTTTGCAATTGCAACACCGTTCATTTTTTTCAAACCTTTTTCGATACGTGTTGAACAGGCAGCACACGTCATACCTGTAATAGCAAATTCGACTTTTAGTTTTACAACGCCGTACCCAAGCGCTTCAATTTTCTTTTCAAAATCAGCTTCACTCAGTTTCATTGGATCATATTTAATTAATGACTTTTCTAGTGCTAAATTGACACTTGCTTGTTCGACACCATCCATTTTATTCAAGCCTTTTTCGATACGGATCGCACACGCTGCACACGTCATGCCCGTAATTTGCAAATTGGCTTCTTTAACTTCTGTACCCATGCTATTTCCACCTCTCCATACCGATTAGGGGTATATATTATTGATTAGTAAGTCACAACTCACCCATAATAGGGCGAGTTGGTGTCCTTACTTATGTGGATAGTTAAGTTATGCTTTTTATTTACAAATAAAAGAGTGCTACTCGAGCACCCCGTTTTTTCAATGTCCGATCTTCGAATTCACGTTAAACAACGTCATAGCCTTGATCGTCAATTGTTTCTTTAATTTGCTCCAATGATACTTGCGATTCGTCAAATACTACTTCAACCTGTGCATCTGCCAAGATTACTTTCACTTCATTTACGCCAGCAAGCTCACCTACGCTACCTTCTACCGCTTTTACACAATGGCCACAAGACATTCCTTGTACGTTTAATGTTACATTTTGCATATTCATATCTCTCCTTTAATCATTTTATAATTTATATCACTATACGGCGACGGGGTATATAGAAACTAAAGAGATACCGCCATTTTCCAGAGGCTCGACTAGCTTATTTTTTCATCAACTTCTGAATAGTCACAATGAGTTCATCTAAAACTGCTTCGTCACCTTCTGCTAATCGATCGACCACGCAACCTTTTAAGTGGCCTTCTAGTAAAATCTTCGCCACACTATTTAAGGCAGACTGAGTAGCAGATAATTGCGTGATTACATCATCACAATACACATCTTTTTCAATCATTCCTTTAATTCCACGAATTTGACCTTCGACCCGATTTAAACGATTGGATAAATCCTTTTTCACTTTTTCAGGGTGATGACTTTTGCGACAAGATGCCTCTTCAGCGTGACAAGTTGCAGCTTCTAATGCGTTTTCCATTTACTCATCTCCTTATCTTGATATCATCATACTATACCCCGTGAAGGTATGTAAAGTGGTGAACCTCATTTTTCTCTGTATTTTCCAAAAGAGCCTGAAACCTTAAGAATATCAAGGCTTCAGGCTCTCACCACTATTAGAATTCATACCGAATCTAGCTGAATAAAACTGTTTAATTAATGTTTTGCATGGTTAATTGCCTGATGCAATAAGCTTATTACATGGTCATCATCACTTGAATAATACATCATTGTCCCTTGACGTCTAAAATTTACTAAACGTAAACTTTTTAATAATCGAAGCTGATGAGATACGTTAGACTGACCTAAACCAAGTATTTCTGCAATATCATTTACCGAATGCTCCTCGCAACAAATCAAATTCAATATCCGAATACGCGTTGGATCACTTAATGCTTTAAATGTTTGCGAAACGACAAATAGGGTTTCCTCATCTAATTCATGAGAGTTAGTTTGTACTTCCTTTACCATGAATAAAACACCTCCAGATAATAACTACTCTTTTTAATGAATACATGTTCATATAACAAATAATATAGTGCCTATTGCATAAAAAGTCAACGTGATAAAGGAGCCATTTAACGCAATAAAAAGACGTATCAGAATTATACTGACACGTCTTTATGTTTCTTATATAAGCTTATTTCTTCATTAATTTTTGAACCGTCACAAGCAGTTCATCTAAAACTTCGTCATCGCCTTCAGCTAAACGATCCACTACACAGCCTTTCAGGTGACCTTCAAGTAAAATTTTCGCTACACTATTTAATGCAGATTGTGATGCCGAAATTTGTGTATTTATATCATCACAATACACATCTTTCTCCACCATGCCCTTTATACCACGAATTTGTCCTTCGATACGATTTAACCGTACAGTCAAATTTTTCTTCACACTATCTGGGTGATGGCTTTTACGGCACGTGGCTGTTTCAACTATCGGCTGATTCCATTGTCCTACGTTTTCTTCCAAAATAAAGCCTCCTATGTTACTACTCCCTATATTATACACAATTACACTAGGCAACCTAGATATTGCCTTTACTTTAGTGGTGATGATGTGCATGGGCATCTGGTGTTTCTGCCTTCACTGTACATAAAACCGTATTAGTATGTTGATGAGCAGCCGTTTCGAGTTGAATCGTCACATGCTGGATATTTTTATGCGCTAAATCATGCTCAATTTTACGTAATAACTTTTCAGCCTCTGCAATTGTTAACTGCCCATCTACCACAACATGACAGGAAACTGCATTTAAACCACTTGAAATCGACCAAACATGTAAATCATGAATATCCTCAATGCCCTTTACTGTTTTTATTGTTTGTACAACGTCGTTTAGCTCTATATTTTGAGGTGTCCCCTCCATCAGTACATGTAGGGACGCTTTGGTTACATAATAACCACTCCGTAATACTAGTGCTGCAACAATGACACTAGCTAATGGATCGGCCCAGCCCCAACCAAAGAACATGATGAGTAAGGCAGCTACTATGGCGCCAACAGAGCCTAACATATCACTAATCACATGAAGAAATGCCCCACGCATATTTAGATTTTCTTTCGTATCACCGCCACGCAGCATAATCCTAGCGACAAAGATATTTACAGCTAATCCGATACTGCTAATAACAAGCATTCCGGTTGTGGCTATTTCTGGTGGATTCGCAAAACGTTCTATCGCTTCATAAAAAATGAAAAGCGCAATTAAAATAAGGGTCACACCATTTAAGACAGCTGCTAAAATTTCAAAACGCTTGTAGCCATAGGTTTTACTCGCATTGGCTGCCTTTTCACCAAATGTAAAGGCGAGCAAGGCAATCCCAAGTGATACCGCATCGCTCAGCATATGCCCTGCATCAGAAAATAGGGCTAAACTGTTCGTCAAATACCCCCCTATTGCTTCGACAATCATATAACTGGTAATAATACAAAATGAAATCAATAATACTTTTTTGTTCGCACCATGTGTATGGGTATGTTCATGATGATCTGCCATAAGAATCCCTCCATATTTTGAATCGTCATTTCAGCAACAACTTTACTATATGTTAACATATTCATATAAACATATTATATTCATGTCCGTATGCTGTCAACAATAAAAAAACGGTGGATGGTATATTTTTCAAGAAATAAAAAACGCCCTATAGTTAATTAAAGGACGTAAATAAAAATTCCCATACCTTACATAGGCATAGTAGGTGATTGTGTTAAGGATGGTTATTTTGTCATTGGATAAAAAATGGGGCAATGCAATGAATAAAAATTCTAATGGGGATAAACTCAATAGCTGCAGAATTTGCACTAACAGCATGTAGCGATAAAATTGACTTGGAACAGTCTGCATATGCCCAGTCAAATTTCGATTCCAATAAGCTACAGAAGGTGTTTTTTAATACCTGCGGAGAAGTTGGGATAATGTCAATACTTCGGCATTTTATTTCTTAAAATCATCTAAAAAGTCTTTACTAAAGCTTGTATTCGCATGATACTTCCCTTGCTTTGGTGCATCTATTCCTCTCTGAACCGCACCTTTTCCAAACTTCTTTTCAAGCGTATTCATTAATTCAATAATAGGCTCATCCTTAACATGCTGTTGGAAATTGAACATGGATAGTTGCTGGGTAACTTCTTTTTTATCAATTACATTTGAAACTGTAACACCTAACAATCGTACTGGTTCCTCATCCCAATGCGTTTTAAATAACTTCCAAGCGATTTCAAAGATCTCATCTTTTAATTGAACGGCATTCGATACGGTTTTACTTCGTGTCTGGTTGTGCCAGCTAGCGTCTCGAATATACAGAATGATTGTTGTACCAGCGAGACGCTTTGCTTGTAAGCGAGCTGCTACTTTTTCTGACAGCATATCAATTGTGTTTTTGAGTACTTGAAGATCCGTCTCATCTGAATGAAGGGTTGTCGAGTTTCCTACACTTTTTGTATCATAGATTGAATCTGGGTCTACTTCTCGTTCGTCTATTCCATTCGCTCTATTTTTTAATCGTTCTCCGTTAATCCCTAATGAAAGGCGGAGCTTATAATCATCTGCAACAGCTAAGTCCCCTATTGTTGTTATCTGAAGAGTATTTAATTTTTCAGCAGTCTTCTTACCAATACCATACATCTCTATTACTGGCAAAGGCCAAAGTATTTGCGGGACATCTCTTTTTCTCAACACTGTTATTCCCATAGGCTTTCTCATGTCAGATGCCGTTTTTGCTAGAAATTTGTTAGGTGCAACCCCAATCGAACACGGAAGTGACAGTTCAGTATAAATACGCTCTTGAATCTCTTTTACTAGTTCAAGTGGATGTCTATTCATGCATAAATGTGTAATTTCTACATAACTTTCATCGATTGATACAGGCTCAACTTTATCTGTATAGGTTTTCAACAAATTCACAAAATGCTTTGAGGCCTCTCTATATCTTTCAAAATTGGGTGGTAAGATTATAAGTTCCGGGCAGAGTTTCCTCGCTTCACCAACTGTCATGGTAGTCTTAACACCGCTTGCTCTAGCCTCGTATGAACAAGTAACGATTATTCCTCTCCGTTCTTGTGGGTTACCGGCAACTGCAACTGGTTTACCTTTTAGACTTTGATTGTATACTTGTTCCACAGATGCATAAAAACAATTCATATCAATATGCAAAATAATTTTACCCTTACGCTGCATTTCTTATCACCTCGTTGCTATCATTATAAAAGAAGTATGTTAATAGTTACACTCATTTCAACTATAACTCTCAAAACAAACCTTCCTCATTTTTAAATTTCCCTGCCCACTTTCATCAATTTAAACTACATTATTCTTTCCGTTCCTATATTACCTAATATCCTCTTTCAAAAATGATGTTGCTTTTTTATTTGAGAACATTTATCATTTACCTATTCTAATAAAAGGTAGGCTCACATAATGAAATTTAATTCATTGAAATTCAACTCTTTAACTGCAATATTACTTGCAGGTAGTATAGTAATGTCAGGCTGTGGATCGGATGAGAAAGCGACAGAAAAAACAGATGTTGTTGTAGAACAAGACGAAGTAGCAGCTGTTGATTTATCACCACAATTAACTGCTTATGGCGATTTTGCTTTAGAACAAATGGATTCATTTTTACTAGAAACACAACGCTTCGTTGAGGCATTTAAAGCAGGCAATATTGAAGAAGCAAAAGCAATTTATCCACTAGCGCGCATGTACTTTGAGCGTTCTGAACCAATTGCAGAAAGCTTTGGCGATTTGGACCCACGTATTGACGGACGCTTAGCAGATATTCAAGAAGAAGGGCTTGGCGAGGAAGAATGGTCAGGCTACCATAAATTGGAATATGCACTTTGGGTAGAGGGGACAACAGAAGGCTACGAAGCAGTGGTAGACCAATTACTTGCGGATACAAAAGAGCTTCACGCTTTAGTGCAAACAGTAGAAGTAACGCCTGATTTAATGATTACTGGTGCGGTTGATTTATTAAACGAAGTATCTACGTCGAAAATTACTGGTGAGGAAGAAATTTATTCACACACGGACCTTTATGACTTTAAAGCAAATATTGAAGGTGCAGAAAAAATCTTCGAAATCCTTCGCACAAAAATAGAAGAAAAAGATGCGGTGCTTGTTGCATCTTTAGATGAAAAATTCGCAGCGGTTGACGAGTTACTTGCACTACACGGTTCAACTGAAGCAGGCTTTAAATCATACGAAGAGCTAACAGAAGCAGATACACAAGCGTTAGCACAAGCAGTAAACCAACTTGGCGAACCCCTTAGCCAAATGGGAATTATTTTACAATAAGGATGAAGAAAATGCCTGAAACAAAAATTACACGTCGTGAAATGTTGAAGTTAACAGGTCTTGGAACGCTCGGTGTAGCGATTGGCGCCTCTGGAATGGGAGGCGTCATAAAACTGCTCAATGATGAAGATAATACTGAAGTCAAAGCAGCTTCTGCGCAACAGATTGAGCCATTTTACGGAGGCCATCAAGCAGGGATTCAAACACCCACGCAGCAGCATGTTTATTTTGCCGCACTCACTGCACTCGTTTCATCAAAGGCAGAGTTGCAGGCATTATTTGAGAAATGGACACCGCTTGCCGAACGTTTAATGAAAGGCGAACCTTTAGAAGATATAGAGACTGCAAATCAATACGTTCCTCCTGTTGATACAGGTGACACACTTAGTAGTAATACAAGCCATCTAACATTGACTTTCGGTGTTGGACCTACACTATTTACAAATGAAAAATTAGGGCTGACTGCGAAAAAGCCAAAAGCTCTAACGGACCTCCCCCACTTCCCAAAGGATCAACTTGATGATGCGATTTCGGGTGGAGATATTTGTATTCAAGCATGTGCCGATGATCCTCAAGTAGCGTTTCATGCAGTGAGAAATCTCATTCGAGCTGCAAGCGGGCAAGTTCAAATAAAGTGGTCTGAAACAGGCTTTAATTCGATACCAACAGATGGTGGCACGCCTAGGAATTTATTTTCGTTCAAGGACGGTACAGTAAATCCTTCGACTAATTCGGATTTCAACGAGCAGGTTTGGGTGGATGATCGTTCTTGGCTTCGTGGTGGGACATATTTAATATTCCGGAAAATTCAAATGCATTTAGAAACATGGGACCGCACAGCACTCTTCGAACAAGAGAACACATTTGGCCGCGCCCGCGTTTCAGGTGCACCACTTGGGAAGGAACATGAATTCGATGAAGTAGATTTGACGCTGAAGGATGAAAACGGCAAGCCGTATATTCCAGAAACGTCACATGTATTTTTAGCCAAACAAGTAAAGGCAAAAATAAAGCGCCGCGCGTTCTCCTATTCTTCTGGAATTGTGACAAAAACAGGTGCTTATGATGCGGGTCTATTGTTTATTTCGTTCCAAAAGAATCCGCAAGCGTTTATCGATATTCAAAATAGTCTCGGTCGCAATGATAAATTAAATGAATATATTACCCACCGAAGCAGTGCTATTTTTGCATGCTTCTCTGGTATTAATAAAGGGAGTTTTATTGGTGAAGCACTTTTTAAAAATTAGTTTTCTCTGCTTTTTCACCTTACTTTTTAGTCAAACAAGCTTTGCCTCATCGTCTTATAGTGAGCTGTATATTACCCTAAGTGATGCCCTTATGAATACGAAACAAGGATTTGAAACAGAAGCATTGGCGGATATTGGAAAATTACAGGAGCTGTGGAATGCTGTGGATTCCGAACAGACAGAGGCGAAAGCAGATGCTGATGCCGCATTGAATGAAGTTGTTACAGCCGCCTCTGCCGATGAACGAAAGGCTGCTCTATCTAACTTTTCGAAAACACTCGCAGCACTTGAAAAGCTTGAAAATCCGGTTGATGAACAGGAACAGCGCGCAGAATTTGGTACAAAGTTCTCCCCTTTCATGACAACCTTTGAGGAAGCACTTGCCTCTGGGGAGTTAGATCAGGTAGATGCTGCCTATACCACGATGAATGTGAAGTGGAATCAGTATGAGCGTCCTGTACGTGAGCAGAGCATTGGCTTATACGGTCAAATTGAAACAAAGCTAGCTTTCCTAAGAATTGCTTTATCAAGTGAGAATGTCGAACTAGCGGACATTGCCATACAATATGCAGATTTCAAGGAAACGATTGATTCCTTTCT
Proteins encoded in this window:
- a CDS encoding metal-sensitive transcriptional regulator, with amino-acid sequence MENALEAATCHAEEASCRKSHHPEKVKKDLSNRLNRVEGQIRGIKGMIEKDVYCDDVITQLSATQSALNSVAKILLEGHLKGCVVDRLAEGDEAVLDELIVTIQKLMKK
- a CDS encoding DNA polymerase IV translates to MQRKGKIILHIDMNCFYASVEQVYNQSLKGKPVAVAGNPQERRGIIVTCSYEARASGVKTTMTVGEARKLCPELIILPPNFERYREASKHFVNLLKTYTDKVEPVSIDESYVEITHLCMNRHPLELVKEIQERIYTELSLPCSIGVAPNKFLAKTASDMRKPMGITVLRKRDVPQILWPLPVIEMYGIGKKTAEKLNTLQITTIGDLAVADDYKLRLSLGINGERLKNRANGIDEREVDPDSIYDTKSVGNSTTLHSDETDLQVLKNTIDMLSEKVAARLQAKRLAGTTIILYIRDASWHNQTRSKTVSNAVQLKDEIFEIAWKLFKTHWDEEPVRLLGVTVSNVIDKKEVTQQLSMFNFQQHVKDEPIIELMNTLEKKFGKGAVQRGIDAPKQGKYHANTSFSKDFLDDFKK
- a CDS encoding cation diffusion facilitator family transporter, which produces MADHHEHTHTHGANKKVLLISFCIITSYMIVEAIGGYLTNSLALFSDAGHMLSDAVSLGIALLAFTFGEKAANASKTYGYKRFEILAAVLNGVTLILIALFIFYEAIERFANPPEIATTGMLVISSIGLAVNIFVARIMLRGGDTKENLNMRGAFLHVISDMLGSVGAIVAALLIMFFGWGWADPLASVIVAALVLRSGYYVTKASLHVLMEGTPQNIELNDVVQTIKTVKGIEDIHDLHVWSISSGLNAVSCHVVVDGQLTIAEAEKLLRKIEHDLAHKNIQHVTIQLETAAHQHTNTVLCTVKAETPDAHAHHHH
- a CDS encoding ArsR/SmtB family transcription factor: MVKEVQTNSHELDEETLFVVSQTFKALSDPTRIRILNLICCEEHSVNDIAEILGLGQSNVSHQLRLLKSLRLVNFRRQGTMMYYSSDDDHVISLLHQAINHAKH
- the efeO gene encoding iron uptake system protein EfeO; this translates as MKFNSLTAILLAGSIVMSGCGSDEKATEKTDVVVEQDEVAAVDLSPQLTAYGDFALEQMDSFLLETQRFVEAFKAGNIEEAKAIYPLARMYFERSEPIAESFGDLDPRIDGRLADIQEEGLGEEEWSGYHKLEYALWVEGTTEGYEAVVDQLLADTKELHALVQTVEVTPDLMITGAVDLLNEVSTSKITGEEEIYSHTDLYDFKANIEGAEKIFEILRTKIEEKDAVLVASLDEKFAAVDELLALHGSTEAGFKSYEELTEADTQALAQAVNQLGEPLSQMGIILQ
- the efeB gene encoding iron uptake transporter deferrochelatase/peroxidase subunit, which translates into the protein MPETKITRREMLKLTGLGTLGVAIGASGMGGVIKLLNDEDNTEVKAASAQQIEPFYGGHQAGIQTPTQQHVYFAALTALVSSKAELQALFEKWTPLAERLMKGEPLEDIETANQYVPPVDTGDTLSSNTSHLTLTFGVGPTLFTNEKLGLTAKKPKALTDLPHFPKDQLDDAISGGDICIQACADDPQVAFHAVRNLIRAASGQVQIKWSETGFNSIPTDGGTPRNLFSFKDGTVNPSTNSDFNEQVWVDDRSWLRGGTYLIFRKIQMHLETWDRTALFEQENTFGRARVSGAPLGKEHEFDEVDLTLKDENGKPYIPETSHVFLAKQVKAKIKRRAFSYSSGIVTKTGAYDAGLLFISFQKNPQAFIDIQNSLGRNDKLNEYITHRSSAIFACFSGINKGSFIGEALFKN
- the copZ gene encoding copper chaperone CopZ; this translates as MQNVTLNVQGMSCGHCVKAVEGSVGELAGVNEVKVILADAQVEVVFDESQVSLEQIKETIDDQGYDVV
- a CDS encoding metal-sensitive transcriptional regulator produces the protein MEENVGQWNQPIVETATCRKSHHPDSVKKNLTVRLNRIEGQIRGIKGMVEKDVYCDDINTQISASQSALNSVAKILLEGHLKGCVVDRLAEGDDEVLDELLVTVQKLMKK